A single region of the Candidatus Woesearchaeota archaeon genome encodes:
- a CDS encoding DUF1704 domain-containing protein, which produces MDDFATIDEQLATLASVRFRYNIINPQNRKEEFKKFLAAKGDYNPQFTYKSVDVSETIAALQKIEIEDTTPLGKIFNEVREDLLEEAQALANIGTDDFLVTKMFGKLNEAELLHIKRLLNETLNSEKKEEQTKTVQEQTYPATELGKRIKEKLQQYGLIGWIITYGNSSLSRTAITKDKKTITIKADETFTERDIQKLLVHEIETHVLRWYNGTQQPYKIFAIGTRNYLATEEGLAGYNEETRGVANKDSVKGYALLALASHLGQTQGFADIYKTIRTYVNDDEQAFRIVTRVKRGLGDTSKPGGYLKDHAYFQGMLAIKTFVSQGGDIKKLYIGKISINNLPKLQQTTINKPKLLPEFLT; this is translated from the coding sequence ACAACTAGCAACACTTGCAAGCGTTCGCTTTCGTTATAACATTATTAATCCACAAAACCGAAAAGAAGAATTCAAAAAATTTCTTGCCGCTAAAGGCGATTACAATCCACAATTCACCTACAAAAGTGTTGATGTCAGCGAAACAATAGCTGCATTACAAAAAATCGAAATTGAAGATACAACCCCCCTAGGAAAAATATTTAATGAAGTGCGCGAAGACTTACTAGAAGAAGCACAGGCACTTGCAAACATTGGAACTGATGACTTTCTTGTTACCAAAATGTTTGGTAAACTTAACGAAGCAGAACTGCTACACATAAAACGATTACTTAACGAAACACTCAATTCTGAAAAAAAAGAAGAACAAACAAAAACTGTGCAAGAACAAACGTATCCAGCAACCGAACTAGGCAAACGTATTAAAGAAAAATTACAACAATATGGATTAATAGGTTGGATAATAACATATGGCAATAGCTCACTTTCTCGAACAGCAATTACCAAAGACAAAAAAACAATCACTATTAAAGCAGATGAAACATTCACCGAGCGAGATATACAAAAACTTCTCGTGCATGAAATTGAAACGCATGTGCTTCGCTGGTATAACGGCACTCAACAGCCATACAAAATATTTGCGATTGGTACAAGAAACTATTTAGCAACAGAAGAAGGTCTTGCAGGCTATAACGAAGAAACACGAGGAGTTGCAAATAAGGATTCTGTAAAAGGATACGCGCTACTCGCACTCGCATCTCATCTAGGACAAACACAAGGATTCGCAGACATTTACAAAACAATAAGAACATACGTTAATGACGATGAGCAAGCATTTCGTATTGTGACGCGCGTGAAGCGAGGACTCGGCGACACGAGTAAACCAGGAGGCTACCTTAAAGATCACGCTTATTTTCAGGGCATGCTCGCTATTAAAACATTTGTCTCGCAAGGCGGCGATATCAAAAAACTCTATATTGGAAAAATATCCATCAACAATTTACCAAAACTACAACAAACAACAATCAACAAACCAAAACTACTTCCGGAGTTTTTGACATGA